The following proteins are co-located in the Dermochelys coriacea isolate rDerCor1 chromosome 4, rDerCor1.pri.v4, whole genome shotgun sequence genome:
- the NDNF gene encoding protein NDNF, translating to MLLLHLFVFLLLLPLNSKTQKLPTRDEELFQMQIRDKAFFHDSSVIPDGAEISSFLFRDTPKRYFFVVEEDNTPLAVTVTPCDAPLEWKLSLQELPEEASGEGSGEPEPLEQQKQQIINEEGTELFSYKGNDVEYFVSPSSPSGLYQLELLSTEKDTHFKVYATTTPESDQPYPELPYDPRVDVTSLGRTTITLAWKPSPTASLLKQPIQYCIVINKEHNFKSLCAVEAKLSSDDAFMMAPKPGLDFSLFDFAHFGFPSDNNSGKERSFLKSSSKLSRQMSSKPRVDLQKICIGNKNIFTVSDLKPNTQYYFDMFAVNVNTNMSTAYVGTFARTKEEAKQKTVELKDGKVTDVFIKRKGTKFLRFAPVSSHQKVTFFVHSCLDVVQIQIRRDGKLLLSQNIEEVRQFQLRGKPKAKYLIRLKGSKKGASMLKILATTRPNKQSFPSLPEDTRIKAFDKLRTCSSATVAWLGTQERNKFCIYKKEVDSNYSEEQKKREQNQCLGPETRKKSEKILCKYFHSQNLQKAVTTETIKGLQPGKSYLLDVYVIGHGGHSVKYQSKLVKTRKFC from the exons ATGCTCTTGCTCCATTTGTTTGTGTTCTTGCTGCTGCTCCCGCTCAACTCCAAGACACAGAAGTTGCCTACCAGAGATGAGGAACTTTTTCAGATGCAGATCCGGGACAAAGCATTTTTCCATGATTCATCAGTAATCCCAGATGGAGCAGAAATTAGcagctttctcttcagagatacACCTAAAAG GTATTTCTTTGTGGTTGAAGAAGACAACACTCCCTTAGCAGTTACTGTAACACCATGTGATGCTCCTTTGGAATGGAAGCTGAGCCTGCAGGAACTTCCAGAAGAGGCCAGTGGAGAAGGTTCAG GTGAACCAGAACCACTTGAGCAGCAGAAACaacagattattaatgaagaagGCACAGAGCTGTTCTCTTACAAAGGCAATGATGTTGAATATTTTGTCTCTCCGAGTTCCCCTTCTGGTTTGTACCAATTAGAACTGCTGTCAACTGAGAAGGATACACATTTTAAAGTATATGCCACGACAACTCCAGAGTCAGACCAGCCTTATCCCGAATTACCTTATGATCCAAGAGTTGATGTCACCTCTCTTGGACGCACAACCATCACATTGGCGTGGAAACCAAGCCCTACAGCCTCTTTACTGAAACAGCCAATTCAGTATTGCATAGTCATCAATAAAGAACACAACTTCAAAAGCCTCTGCGCTGTTGAAGCCAAGCTCAGTTCTGATGATGCTTTCATGATGGCTCCAAAACCAGGCCTGGATTTCAGCCTCTTCGACTTTGCTCATTTTGGCTTCCCTTCAGACAACAATTCTGGCAAAGAACGCAGCTTCTTAAAATCATCATCAAAGCTTAGTCGCCAAATGTCTTCAAAGCCAAGAGTTGACCTGCAGAAGATTTGCATTGGGAACAAGAACATTTTCACAGTATCTGATCTGAAACCTAACACACAATACTACTTTGACATGTTTGCAGTAAATGTTAACACAAATATGAGCACTGCCTATGTTGGCACCTTTGCCAGAACTAAAGAGGAAGCCAAACAGAAGACAGTTGAACTGAAAGATGGGAAAGTTACAGATGTGTTTATTAAGAGAAAGGGGACCAAATTTCTACGGTTTGCTCCTGTTTCATCACACCAAAAAGTCACCTTCTTTGTTCATTCATGCCTGGATGTTGTTCAGATCCAAATTAGAAGAGATGGCAAACTTCTCTTGTCTCAAAATATTGAGGAGGTCCGTCAGTTCCAACTTAGAGGAAAACCAAAAGCTAAATATCTAATTAGGCTGAAAGGAAGTAAGAAAGGTGCTTCCATGTTGAAGATCTTAGCTACTACAAGACCTAATAAGCAGTCATTTCCTTCTCTTCCTGAAGACACAAGAATCAAAGCCTTCGATAAACTTCGCACATGTTCTTCAGCCACAGTGGCCTGGCTAGGCACACAAGAAAGAAACAAATTTTGCATCTACAAAAAGGAAGTGGACAGCAATTACAGCGAAGagcaaaagaaaagagaacagaaCCAGTGCTTGGGTCCAGAAACAAGGAAGAAATCAGAAAAAATCCTCTGTAAATATTTTCATAGCCAGAATCTACAGAAAGCAGTTACCACAGAGACAATtaaaggcctgcagcctggcaagTCCTACTTGCTGGATGTTTATGTCATAGGGCATGGAGGACACTCAGTCAAATATCAGAGCAAACTGGTGAAAACAAGGAAGTTCTGTTAG